A genomic segment from Gemmatimonadota bacterium encodes:
- a CDS encoding ATP-grasp domain-containing protein → MVIAGGVWQVDLIQRAKGLGYRVVNTNLYPDSPGFAHADVGVVADVLDREANLAIAREHTVDAVVTDQSDIAVPTVAFVAAELGLPSIGPDVAARFTDKGLMRELTQRAGFPTLPFALCASVGDANRAAAAIGFPLVVKPPQSQSSRGVTIVRHPDELPAAVDGARDFAGGRPILVERFIAGTEHTVEGVVVAGRHHTLSISEKLAFPDQPTIARRLTYRHRHPGRELETLRAQHDRLVESLGLPFGLTHAEYIDSPDGWILIEVAARGGGTRISSRVVPAMTGVDTQRLLLSMSLGYEPEDPQPTESTPEVVALDFHAFVPGVIADIQGVERARALPGVLDLEVNMAPGDEARPAEDDRSRHAHAIVHARDEEQLQKTLEEVWETLEVTYV, encoded by the coding sequence ATGGTCATCGCAGGAGGCGTTTGGCAGGTCGATCTGATTCAACGTGCGAAGGGTCTAGGCTACCGAGTCGTCAACACCAACCTCTACCCGGACTCGCCCGGCTTTGCCCACGCCGACGTGGGCGTGGTTGCCGACGTCCTCGACCGCGAAGCGAACCTCGCGATCGCCCGCGAGCACACGGTGGACGCCGTCGTGACCGACCAGAGCGACATCGCGGTGCCGACGGTGGCGTTCGTTGCCGCAGAGCTCGGTCTGCCGAGCATTGGCCCCGACGTCGCAGCCCGCTTCACCGACAAGGGGTTGATGCGCGAGTTGACTCAGCGGGCTGGGTTCCCAACGCTCCCGTTCGCGCTGTGCGCCAGCGTCGGCGACGCGAATCGAGCCGCGGCGGCCATCGGCTTTCCCCTTGTGGTGAAACCGCCGCAGAGCCAGTCGAGCCGAGGCGTCACCATCGTCCGACACCCCGACGAGCTCCCCGCGGCGGTCGACGGCGCCAGGGACTTCGCCGGCGGGCGCCCCATCCTCGTGGAGCGCTTCATCGCCGGTACCGAACACACCGTCGAGGGGGTCGTCGTGGCGGGTCGCCACCACACGCTCTCCATCTCCGAGAAGCTGGCCTTCCCCGACCAGCCCACGATCGCGCGGCGCCTGACCTATCGCCACCGACACCCGGGGCGTGAGCTCGAGACGTTGCGCGCCCAACACGACCGGCTGGTGGAGTCTCTCGGCCTCCCGTTTGGCCTTACACACGCGGAGTACATCGACTCGCCCGACGGCTGGATCCTCATCGAGGTCGCGGCCCGTGGAGGCGGCACGCGCATCTCCTCTCGCGTGGTTCCCGCCATGACGGGAGTCGACACCCAGAGGCTCCTGCTCTCCATGAGCCTGGGCTACGAGCCGGAAGATCCCCAGCCTACCGAGTCCACTCCTGAGGTCGTCGCGCTCGACTTCCACGCCTTCGTGCCCGGCGTCATAGCGGATATTCAGGGCGTCGAGCGTGCGCGCGCGCTGCCTGGAGTGCTCGACCTCGAAGTCAACATGGCCCCTGGGGACGAAGCCCGCCCGGCGGAAGACGACCGCAGCCGCCACGCCCACGCGATCGTCCACGCGCGCGACGAGGAGCAACTCCAGAAGACCCTCGAAGAGGTGTGGGAAACCCTCGAGGTGACCTATGTTTGA